A single genomic interval of Carassius auratus strain Wakin chromosome 30, ASM336829v1, whole genome shotgun sequence harbors:
- the ankrd34bb gene encoding ankyrin repeat domain 34Bb has protein sequence MEDSTEVRTDGNSLLKAVYLCRLRLTRLLLEGGAYINESNERGETPLMVACKSHHADAQSVPKPKIIRYLLENGADPNIQDKSGKTALMHACIERAGDEVLSLLLSSGADPSLEDHTGSSALVYAVNAGDKDALRVLLDACKAKGKEVIIITTDKLPSGRQMTKQYLNVPPPPNLEDRLHCAAASCMCPSEIKFCTPLISPSTNNKSDTLGSTSTLSTSKQVSPTLDSSPLQAASVAKLLHLQRLHSEPWLKIPPSLLLQQSKSSSLTEELLDITPEEELSFGYNGCRPPLRATVARHQSIDVKDSTGLFRAFETTSEAERELTKEQKWLSRKMSYDGELLPHSSSHQNLKQTSISDAAPVDRNPDCLPNLAVSSLRNVFRRRNIGMDHYSSDSQLPQFGSQPSEDLGKTGGGGTGGTEKRKLVTSRSSTLSGSRESLESLVQRRSPAMLERRGSGALLLDHISQTRPGYLPPLNPHAPIPDIKVNTSIGLNSVSKPLAGTTPIVSGSRHFVPCAPSHPKDHKNKKSLIRRHSMQTEQIKQLVNFEEIFGQ, from the exons ATGGAGGACTCGACAGAGGTGCGGACGGACGGAAACTCTTTGCTTAAAGCAGTGTATCTGTGCCGTCTAAGGTTGACTCGTCTACTGCTGGAAGGAGGGGCTTACATTAATGAGAGTAATGAGAGAGGAGAAACTCCACTGATGGTGGCCTGTAAAAGCCACCATGCCGATGCTCAGAGTGTGCCAAAACCCAAGATCATCAG GTATCTTCTTGAAAATGGTGCGGACCCCAACATTCAGGATAAGTCTGGTAAGACCGCCCTAATGCATGCCTGCATAGAGCGGGCAGGCGATGAGGTGCTGTCGCTTCTGCTCTCCAGTGGAGCTGACCCTAGTTTGGAGGATCACACTGGTTCCTCCGCCCTGGTCTATGCGGTTAATGCTGGAGACAAGGATGCACTGAGAGTACTACTGGACGCCTGCAAGGCCAAGGGCAAAGAAGTTATCATCATTACAACAGACAAACTACCGTCCGGAAGACAAATGACCAAGCAGTATCTGAACGTACCACCTCCTCCAAATCTTGAGGACCGTTTGCACTGTGCTGCTGCGTCATGTATGTGTCCTTCTGAAATTAAATTCTGTACCCCTCTTATCTCACCATCCACCAATAACAAATCAGACACCCTGGGATCCACATCAACACTGTCCACATCCAAGCAAGTATCACCGACTCTAGATTCAAGCCCTCTGCAAGCAGCTAGTGTGGCAAAGCTTTTGCATCTACAGAGGCTTCACTCTGAACCCTGGCTGAAGATCCCTCCATCTCTGCTCCTGCAGCAAAGTAAGTCCTCATCCTTAACCGAGGAGCTTCTAGATATCACTCCTGAAGAAGAGCTCTCTTTTGGTTACAATGGTTGCAGACCTCCACTGAGAGCGACAGTAGCTCGGCACCAAAGCATCGACGTCAAGGACTCTACTGGTCTGTTTAGAGCCTTTGAGACAACATCTGAAGCTGAGAGAGAACTAACAAAAGAACAGAAATGGCTCAGTAGAAAGATGTCTTATGATGGTGAGTTGCTACCACACTCTTCCTCACATCAGAACCTCAAACAGACATCCATCTCAGATGCTGCCCCTGTGGACCGGAACCCAGACTGTCTTCCCAACCTGGCCGTTTCAAGCCTACGCAACGTGTTTCGCCGGCGCAATATTGGAATGGACCACTACAGTTCTGACTCTCAGTTGCCTCAATTTGGAAGCCAACCCTCTGAGGACCTCGGGAAGACTGGAGGAGGAGGAACCGGGGGGACAGAGAAACGCAAGCTTGTTACCAGCCGCTCCTCCACTCTCTCTGGATCCAGAGAGTCTCTGGAGAGTCTCGTTCAGAGGAGGAGCCCAGCCATGCTGGAGCGGAGGGGATCCGGAGCCCTGCTCCTAGATCATATCTCACAGACCCGGCCTGGTTATCTGCCACCTCTCAATCCACATGCACCCATTCCAGATATTAAAGTCAATACCAGTATTGGCCTGAACAGTGTAAGCAAGCCTCTGGCAGGAACTACACCCATTGTTTCTGGATCTAGGCATTTTGTGCCCTGTGCCCCAAGCCATCCTAAAGATCACAAGAATAAGAAGAGTCTGATAAGACGACACTCCATGCAAACCGAACAGATCAAGCAGCTGGTCAATTTTGAGGAGATCTTTGGTCAGTAA
- the fam151b gene encoding protein FAM151B isoform X2 — translation MLLISSGIMQQTVRANSQRLYEMIEADVLLRAQDPKVPIMAHPPDNDSDITLQDWLKEVVRSDKGIKLDFKSLAAVSPSMILLEEVRDQLQGPVWINADILPGPRGTATPLDPHLFLQEVAQKSENDVLSLGWTTGWDVDGDNPGYSWEMIHQMEELCRSLKQPVTFPVRAALLPMSFPQFQWLLTQSDRYSLTVWTGKHDVLTVEDLLLYRQNFSKTRIYYDLLESQIKQFKGLPGYT, via the exons ATGCTGCTGATATCGAGTGGTATCATGCAGCAAACAGTAAGAGCAAACTCACAGAGGCTCTACGAG ATGATCGAAGCAGATGTACTTCTCAGGGCTCAAGATCCAAAAGTGCCTATTATGGCTCACCCACCTGATAATGACAGTGATATAACTCTGCAGGACTGGCTTAAAGAAGTTGTGAGATCAGACAAGGGAATAAAATTGGATTTCAAAAG TCTCGCTGCTGTATCCCCATCCATGATTCTACTGGAAGAGGTCCGAGATCAGCTGCAGGGACCCGTGTGGATCAATGCTGATATTCTCCCTGGCCCTAGAGGCACAGCCACCCCTCTGGACCCCCATCTGTTTTTACAGGAAGTAGCACAAAAATCAGAAAATGATGTTCTCTCTTTAGGTTGGACCACTGGATGGGACGTAGATGGAGACAATCCCG GTTATAGCTGGGAGATGATTCATCAGATGGAAGAATTATGCAGATCCCTAAAGCAACCAGTCACATTTCCAGTCCGAGCAGCTCTCCTTCCCATGTCCTTCCCACAGTTCCAGTGGCTCTTGACGCAGTCAGACCG ATACAGCCTGACTGTATGGACAGGCAAACATGATGTTCTTACAGTGGAGGATCTGTTACTCTACAGGCAAAACTTCAGCAAAACCAGGATTTACTATGATCTGTTAGAATCTCAGATCAAACAGTTTAAAGGACTACCTGGCTACACCTGA
- the fam151b gene encoding protein FAM151B isoform X1: MGLVKHKWYRFILCTTVIASFVVCYLKLHSLSNSKGPMRAHTLEYFLNKGTIQRKDAADIEWYHAANSKSKLTEALRGSAQMIEADVLLRAQDPKVPIMAHPPDNDSDITLQDWLKEVVRSDKGIKLDFKSLAAVSPSMILLEEVRDQLQGPVWINADILPGPRGTATPLDPHLFLQEVAQKSENDVLSLGWTTGWDVDGDNPGYSWEMIHQMEELCRSLKQPVTFPVRAALLPMSFPQFQWLLTQSDRYSLTVWTGKHDVLTVEDLLLYRQNFSKTRIYYDLLESQIKQFKGLPGYT, encoded by the exons ATGGGGTTAGTTAAACATAAATGGTATCGTTTTATCTTATGTACAACAGTTATCGCATCTTTTGTCGTTTGCTACCTCAAACTACACTCGCTGTCAAACTCCAAAG GACCAATGAGAGCACATACACTGGAATATTTCCTCAACAAGGGGACGATACAAAGAAAAGATGCTGCTGATATCGAGTGGTATCATGCAGCAAACAGTAAGAGCAAACTCACAGAGGCTCTACGAG GTTCTGCACAGATGATCGAAGCAGATGTACTTCTCAGGGCTCAAGATCCAAAAGTGCCTATTATGGCTCACCCACCTGATAATGACAGTGATATAACTCTGCAGGACTGGCTTAAAGAAGTTGTGAGATCAGACAAGGGAATAAAATTGGATTTCAAAAG TCTCGCTGCTGTATCCCCATCCATGATTCTACTGGAAGAGGTCCGAGATCAGCTGCAGGGACCCGTGTGGATCAATGCTGATATTCTCCCTGGCCCTAGAGGCACAGCCACCCCTCTGGACCCCCATCTGTTTTTACAGGAAGTAGCACAAAAATCAGAAAATGATGTTCTCTCTTTAGGTTGGACCACTGGATGGGACGTAGATGGAGACAATCCCG GTTATAGCTGGGAGATGATTCATCAGATGGAAGAATTATGCAGATCCCTAAAGCAACCAGTCACATTTCCAGTCCGAGCAGCTCTCCTTCCCATGTCCTTCCCACAGTTCCAGTGGCTCTTGACGCAGTCAGACCG ATACAGCCTGACTGTATGGACAGGCAAACATGATGTTCTTACAGTGGAGGATCTGTTACTCTACAGGCAAAACTTCAGCAAAACCAGGATTTACTATGATCTGTTAGAATCTCAGATCAAACAGTTTAAAGGACTACCTGGCTACACCTGA
- the ccdc125 gene encoding coiled-coil domain-containing protein 125: protein MQGEGLCPQCPTEDDMREGDLGDGLGARSRAHYDHLPQMKSKGKFLGFLSQSRPITGSSERNNGPFSWTSCRAMYAIFREELEAERAARWEKRQSESSSEDTSEDLQRRLQEVTEEVELLRTELEVTHRHLEGKHEALRILQGQAILDKATCHTKMLLQKSEERNKALEKEVNALQWEITFNQVQFKNVENSWSLKYERVLAENEALKKALEEKMREHQEQRTENASLSQKCLELLSMLSAKERRDYQRTQPPCSLRTDGSSLELAVYGACQCNSNGGEPCSCARSAYASRKQVLQLKQELEEQQKRKEEAYVMMDAFRIAFEQQLRRVGENVLRQAETDRQPHYQRHERGKQGSLSVSERLKKFLPTTSEGKISADSNETLHMLLDLLNDKEEALAHQRKVSYMLARNTEDLEKRLQMQLEELGLSHKDRKTKTEAPEESEWSRGRDCRCSADSCGSQPLSVPDSPAAHDEQLSTEIKETDNKDV from the exons ATGCAAGGTGAGGGTTTATGCCCTCAGTGCCCCACAGAAGATGACATGAGAGAGGGGGATCTAGGTGATGGCTTGGGGGCCAGATCCAGAGCACATTATGACCATCTCCCACAAATGAAGAGTAAGGGAAAGTTTCTGGGCTTCCTTTCTCAGTCAAGACCCATTACAGGGAGCAGCGAAAGAAACAATGGACCCTTCTCTTGGACGTCATGCAGAGCCATGTATGCTATTTTTAGAGAAGAACTGGAAGCTGAACGAGCTGCACGGTGGGAGAAAAGACAGTCGG AAAGCTCTTCTGAGGACACAAGTGAAGACCTGCAGAGAAGACTACAGGAGGTCACAGAG GAAGTGGAGCTGTTACGCACAGAACTGGAGGTCACTCATCGCCACCTGGAGGGAAAACATGAAGCTCTTAGGATCTTGCAAGGACag GCAATCTTGGACAAAGCAACGTGTCATACTAAAATGTTGCTTCAGAAGAGTGAAGAGCGGAACAAGGCCCTAGAAAAG GAGGTCAATGCACTGCAATGGGAGATCACTTTCAACCAGGTGCAGTTCAAGAATGTGGAAAACTCATGGAGTTTAAAGTATGAGAG GGTGTTGGCAGAAAATGAAGCCCTAAAGAAAGCACTAGAGGAGAAAATGAGAGAGCATCAGGAGCAAAGGACAGAGAATGCTT CTCTGAGCCAAAAATGTCTGGAGCTCCTGTCTATGCTCAGTGCTAAAGAAAGAAGGGACTACCAGAGGACCCAGCCTCCATGCAGCCTGAGAACAGACGGTTCGTCGCTAGAG CTGGCAGTGTATGGGGCATGTCAGTGTAACTCTAATGGCGGCGAGCCGTGCTCTTGTGCTAGAAGTGCTTATGCAAGTCGCAAACAGGTTCTCCAGCTCAAGCAAGAG CTGGAGGAGCAGCAGAAGAGGAAAGAGGAGGCTTATGTCATGATGGATGCTTTCCGCATCGCCTTTGAGCAGCAGTTAAGGAGAGTTGGTGAGAACGTGCTCCGGCAGGCTGAGACTGACAGACAGCCACATTACCAAAGGCATGAAAGAG ggaAGCAAGGGTCTCTCAGTGTAAGTGAGAGGCTGAAGAAATTTCTGCCCACAACAAGCGAAGGAAAGATATCGGCCGATTCAAATGAAACACTGCATATGCTGCTTGATCTG TTAAATGACAAAGAGGAAGCTTTGGCACATCAGAGGAAGGTGAGCTACATGTTGGCGCGAAACACTGAAGATCTGGAAAAGCGTCTCCAGATGCAGCTAGAGGAGCTGGGCCTCTCACACAAAGACcgtaaaacaaaaacagaggcTCCTGAGGAGAGTGAGTGGAGCAGAGGAAGAGACTGTAGAtgctctgctgacagctgtggATCACAGCCTCTCTCTGTTCCTGACAGCCCTGCAGCTCATGATGAGCAGCTCTCCACTGAAATTAAAGAAACTGACAataaagatgtttaa
- the rad17 gene encoding cell cycle checkpoint protein RAD17, with product MSKLMMSKLSLGGKQSSGKINSWVEPSFGELLGGVNRSGESKTTRWPSTGNQAEKKSRKRKVDSHVSSNQISVSSEAFKPDQDEPWVDMYAPQSQAELAVHKKKVEEVESWLRVNLDKSKKGGAILLLTGPSGCGKTATVQVLAKDLGFQIQEWSNPSTTSQYKTEDLFTQSFDPDSRFNRFHGSSQTGLFQEFLLRANKYNRLQMSGEKVTEDRKIILIEEFPNQFYRQPGCLHDVLRQFIKTGRCPLVLIVSDSLSGDKNSRLLFKDVLHELDIHSISFNPVAPTSMMKVLSRIVTIEAGKSSGRISIPDKGALDLLCSGSSGDIRSAINSLQFSSFTDRCLEKRLWASRKGKSTGKPVAKAKGRSKSSKSTDMQDERPAIGGKDASLFLFRALGKILYCKRESYESSQAPTLPSHLTDHQRDKLLVDPELVIERSHMSGEFFNLYLHQNYPDFFSDVEDIARASEYLSDADFLTAEWSSRSTMVEYGSSVATRGLMHSNSSRAQASSLSNAGFRPLHKPHWLHINKMYRENYLTAQSLFLNFCLTPVSLLTELVPYLAKLTNPMRNQAQIAFIQNVGHLSQKRLPGRLRLEALNDKDPGILDADSENEDSAAAQSLDPESTAGNATTEPTLPNSQDPAGDLPASQPQPTSTEALLDEEDLLIEEYDSD from the exons ATGTCAAAATTGATGATGTCAAAGCTGTCTCTGGGAGGAAAGCAGTCCTCTGGAAAA ATAAACAGCTGGGTGGAACCATCATTTGGTGAACTTTTGGGAGGAGTGAACAGGTCAGGGGAAAGCAAAACTACCCGGTGGCCGTCTACTGGGaaccaagcagaaaaaaaatccaGGAAGAGGAAAGTAGATTCTCATGTGTCCAGCAACCAGATCAGTGTGTCAAGTGAAGCATTTAAACCAGACCAGGATGAGCCTTGGGTGGATATGTACGCTCCCCAATCACAG gCCGAACTAGCAGTCCACAAAAAGAAAGTTGAAGAAGTTGAAAGCTGGTTGAGAGTCAATTTGGACAAATCAAAAAAG GGTGGCGCCATTCTGTTGCTCACTGGCCCCTCAGGATGTGGGAAGACAGCAACTGTCCAAGTCCTTGCCAAGGATTTGGGTTTTCAGATCCAAGAGTGGTCAAATCCCTCCACCACCTCTCAGTACAAAACGGAGGATTTGTTCACACAAAGCTTTGATCCGG ATTCAAGGTTTAACCGTTTCCATGGCAGCTCACAAACAGGGCTGTTCCAAGAGTTCCTGCTGAGAGCCAACAAATACAACCGTCTACAAATGAGCGGAGAGAAAGTGACTGAAGACAGGAAAATAATTCTTATAGAG GAATTTCCAAATCAGTTCTATAGGCAACCAGGGTGCTTGCACGATGTACTCAG gcaGTTTATTAAGACTGGCCGGTGTCCGCTGGTTCTGATTGTGTCCGATAGTCTCAGTGGGGATAAGAACTCCAGACTTCTCTTTAAGGATGTTCTGCATGAACTTGATATTCACAGCATTAG ttttaaccCTGTGGCCCCCACCAGTATGATGAAGGTCCTAAGCCGCATCGTAACCATCGAGGCAGGAAAG AGCTCTGGCAGGATCTCTATTCCTGATAAAGGTGCTCTAGATCTTCTTTGCTCAGGAAGCTCAGGAGATATTCGCAGTGCCATCAACAGCTTGCAGTTTTCTTCATTTACCG ATCGTTGTCTGGAGAAAAGACTCTGGGCTTCTAGGAAAGGCAAATCCACAGGAAAACCTGTCGCGAAGGCAAAGGGCAGGAGCAAGTCTTCAAAATCAACAGACATGCAGGATGAAAGGCCAGCTATTGGAGGGAAAGATGCTTCACTTTTCCTTTTCAGAGCTTTAGGGAAAATCCTCTACTGCAAAC GTGAAAGCTATGAAAGCTCTCAAGCACCCACGCTGCCTTCACATTTAACAGATCACCAGAGGGACAAACTACTTGTTGATCCTGAA CTTGTCATTGAGCGTTCCCATATGTCTGGGGAATTCTTCAACCTCTACCTGCATCAGAACTACCCTGACTTCTTTTCGGATGTGGAGGATATAGCACGAGCCAGCGAGTACCTCTCTGATGCAGACTTCCTGACAGCAGAGTGGAGC TCAAGGTCGACTATGGTGGAATATGGCTCATCAGTGGCCACTAGAGGTCTTATGCACTCAAACTCTTCTCGAGCACAAGCTAGCAGCCTGTCCAATGCCGGATTCAGGCCTCTTCATAAACCGCATTGGCTACACATAAACAAGatg TATCGAGAGAATTACCTGACTGCACAGTCGCTCTTCTTAAATTTCTGCCTGACTCCTGTGAGCCTCCTGACAGAACTGGTGCCTTACCTTGCAAAGCTCACCAACCCAATGAGAAATCAAg CTCAAATAGCTTTCATCCAGAATGTTGGCCATCTTTCTCAAAAGAGGCTTCCTGGAAG GCTGAGACTTGAAGCACTTAATGACAAAGACCCTGGCATTTTGGATGCTGACAGTGAAAATGAAGATTCTGCTGCTGCTCAGTCCCTTGACCCAGAATCCACAGCAGGAAATGCCACGACTGAGCCCACATTGCCAAACAGCCAGGATCCTGCTGGGGACCTTCCTGCCAGCCAGCCCCAGCCCACAAGCACTGAAGCCCTTTTGGATGAGGAAGACCTCTTGATTGAGGAATATGACAGTGATTGA
- the LOC113049409 gene encoding uncharacterized protein LOC113049409 isoform X1, translating to MTVLTDYLHNICFCMLIDSEHPAAVIFGKRAVLLIALFPRVIPSNEDHEVTKHSFYRNPWCRKDHSRQRAGSENMTYLCECLCFGTGGGYTGKKLQDNVQCEIFQTIYEEAMEAYKEEIVHQLPSNTPEDMESNLEQIVHWIEQWMKDNN from the exons ATGACCGTACTAACggattatttacataatatatgtttttgtatGCTTATTGACAGTGAGCatccagcagctgtgatttttgGAAAACGAGCTGTGTTGTTAATTGCATTATTTCCTCGCGTGATACCTAGCAATGAGGATCACGAAGTCACCAAACATTCTTTTTACAG GAACCCCTGGTGTAGGAAAGACCACTCTAGGCAAAGAGCTGGCTCAGAGAACATGACTTATCTatgtgaatgtttgtgttttgGCACAGGAGG AGGATACACAGGAAAGAAGCTCCAGGACAATGTGCAGTGTGAGATTTTCCAGACTATCTATGAGGAAGCCATGGAAGCCTACAAGGAGGAGATAGTCCACCAGCTCCCCAGTAACACTCCTGAGGACATGGAGAGCAATCTGGAGCAAATTGTTCATTGGATTGAACAATGGATGAAAGACAACAATTGA
- the LOC113049409 gene encoding adenylate kinase isoenzyme 6-like isoform X4, protein MRITKSPNILFTDNTNLYNRLERRGYTGKKLQDNVQCEIFQTIYEEAMEAYKEEIVHQLPSNTPEDMESNLEQIVHWIEQWMKDNN, encoded by the exons ATGAGGATCACGAAGTCACCAAACATTCTTTTTACAG ACAACACCAATCTCTACAATCGTCTTGAAAGGAG AGGATACACAGGAAAGAAGCTCCAGGACAATGTGCAGTGTGAGATTTTCCAGACTATCTATGAGGAAGCCATGGAAGCCTACAAGGAGGAGATAGTCCACCAGCTCCCCAGTAACACTCCTGAGGACATGGAGAGCAATCTGGAGCAAATTGTTCATTGGATTGAACAATGGATGAAAGACAACAATTGA
- the LOC113049409 gene encoding adenylate kinase isoenzyme 6-like isoform X3, translating to MFVFWHRRVVDELEDRMSDDNTNLYNRLERRGYTGKKLQDNVQCEIFQTIYEEAMEAYKEEIVHQLPSNTPEDMESNLEQIVHWIEQWMKDNN from the exons atgtttgtgttttgGCACAGGAGG GTTGTGGATGAGCTGGAGGACAGAATGAGTGATG ACAACACCAATCTCTACAATCGTCTTGAAAGGAG AGGATACACAGGAAAGAAGCTCCAGGACAATGTGCAGTGTGAGATTTTCCAGACTATCTATGAGGAAGCCATGGAAGCCTACAAGGAGGAGATAGTCCACCAGCTCCCCAGTAACACTCCTGAGGACATGGAGAGCAATCTGGAGCAAATTGTTCATTGGATTGAACAATGGATGAAAGACAACAATTGA
- the LOC113049409 gene encoding adenylate kinase isoenzyme 6-like isoform X2, with protein MFVFWHRRVVDELEDRMSDGVIIYYHSFDFFPERWFDIVFVLRTDNTNLYNRLERRGYTGKKLQDNVQCEIFQTIYEEAMEAYKEEIVHQLPSNTPEDMESNLEQIVHWIEQWMKDNN; from the exons atgtttgtgttttgGCACAGGAGG GTTGTGGATGAGCTGGAGGACAGAATGAGTGATGGTGTGATTATTTATTACCATAGCTTTGATTTCTTTCCTGAACGCTGGTTTGACATTGTTTTTGTCCTCCGCACAGACAACACCAATCTCTACAATCGTCTTGAAAGGAG AGGATACACAGGAAAGAAGCTCCAGGACAATGTGCAGTGTGAGATTTTCCAGACTATCTATGAGGAAGCCATGGAAGCCTACAAGGAGGAGATAGTCCACCAGCTCCCCAGTAACACTCCTGAGGACATGGAGAGCAATCTGGAGCAAATTGTTCATTGGATTGAACAATGGATGAAAGACAACAATTGA
- the LOC113049409 gene encoding adenylate kinase isoenzyme 6-like isoform X5, which produces MSDGDNTNLYNRLERRGYTGKKLQDNVQCEIFQTIYEEAMEAYKEEIVHQLPSNTPEDMESNLEQIVHWIEQWMKDNN; this is translated from the exons ATGAGTGATGG AGACAACACCAATCTCTACAATCGTCTTGAAAGGAG AGGATACACAGGAAAGAAGCTCCAGGACAATGTGCAGTGTGAGATTTTCCAGACTATCTATGAGGAAGCCATGGAAGCCTACAAGGAGGAGATAGTCCACCAGCTCCCCAGTAACACTCCTGAGGACATGGAGAGCAATCTGGAGCAAATTGTTCATTGGATTGAACAATGGATGAAAGACAACAATTGA
- the marveld2b gene encoding MARVEL domain-containing protein 2b translates to MSFGNGSASRFDRVRDMPYYDQVPIGSLPWGQQAPYPLGGEVAASSYDSLPPPPLPGNPPVGPEFYPSDVEDQVDDAMDIKPVRRFIPDSVKNFFRASGNRGSKKWTFPPPPPDVNITTEGVPCSPPHSRAPSPTAPSSYLDPYGGSGGSYNSRKEQATLLGEPLESVSGRSLKTAMTYSEKVEEYNQRYAYMKSWAGLLRILGCAELLLGAAVFACVCAYVHKDNEWFNMFGYSMHQMYGGTSMGGMYGGAGTGISYSGPLTPFVIVVAGVAWIVTIILVVLGMTMYYRTILLDSGWWPITEGVVNLVLALLYLSAAIVYVRDTVRGGLCYYPHFNAGPNAGFCRTEAGQNAAIIFLFLNMLLYLVGACVCLKLWRHEAARMYRERMGQEMKSEGLPLHMIGAGSSVSVPILTAPVMSSPESYDGKPANPVMMEPEILRGHIPAGHIPKPVVIADYVAKYPTIQSDEERERYKAVFNDQYAEYKELHAEVQVLTQKFEEMDNLMRNLPQQPSSQMEQERINGIIQEYNRKKADPTYQEKRERCEYLKSKLAHIKQKIQEYDKVMDWNDGYS, encoded by the exons ATGTCTTTTGGAAACGGGTCAGCGTCCCGCTTTGATCGGGTCCGCGATATGCCTTACTATGATCAAGTGCCCATTGGCTCACTGCCGTGGGGTCAGCAAGCTCCTTACCCACTCGGTGGTGAAGTGGCAGCATCTAGCTATGACAGTTTACCACCACCGCCTCTCCCCGGAAACCCTCCTGTTGGCCCTGAATTCTACCCGAGTGATGTTGAAGACCAGGTGGATGATGCCATGGACATCAAACCCGTCCGACGCTTCATTCCTGACTCTGTGAAGAACTTCTTCAGAGCCAGTGGCAACCGAGGTAGCAAGAAATGGACCTTTCCACCACCACCACCTGATGTCAACATCACCACCGAAGGCGTCCCGTGCTCTCCACCACACTCACGTGCACCCTCACCTACAGCCCCCAGCTCTTACCTAGACCCTTATGGAGGGTCTGGAGGCAGCTACAATTCAAGGAAGGAGCAGGCAACGTTATTAGGGGAGCCGCTGGAATCGGTGTCCGGTCGCTCTTTGAAGACGGCTATGACTTACAGTGAGAAGGTGGAGGAATACAACCAGCGCTATGCATATATGAAGTCCTGGGCTGGACTTCTGCGCATTTTGGGATGTGCAGAGTTGCTTTTAGGGGCTGCTGTTTTTGCATGCGTCTGTGCATATGTGCACAAAGATAATGAATGGTTTAATATGTTTGGTTACTCCATGCATCAGATGTATGGGGGAACATCAATGGGTGGGATGTATGGAGGAGCTGGAACTGGAATTTCCTACTCGGGACCCTTGACTCCTTTTGTTATTGTGGTGGCTGGAGTTGCATGGATAGTGACTATCATTCTAGTAGTGTTAGGCATGACCATGTATTATCGTACCATTCTCCTAGACTCCGGCTGGTGGCCAATCACAGAGGGTGTGGTAAACTTGGTGTTAGCGTTGCTCTACTTGTCAGCTGCAATTGTGTATGTGCGAGACACAGTGCGTGGAGGTCTCTGCTATTATCCACATTTCAACGCTGGACCCAATGCGGGGTTTTGCCGAACAGAGGCTGGACAGAATGCTGCCATCATCTTCCTCTTTCTCAACATGCTGTTGTATCTCGTGGGAGCATGCGTGTGCCTGAAGCTGTGGAGACATGAAGCAGCAAGGATGTACAGAGAGAGAATGGGTCAAGAa ATGAAATCAGAAGGACTTCCACTCCATATG ATTGGTGCCGGCTCAAGTGTCTCTGTGCCCATCCTAACCGCTCCAGTAATGTCCAGTCCAGAATCTTATGATGGCAAACCTGCCAACCCAGTTATGATGGAACCAGAGATCTTAAGGGGTCATATTCCTGCTGGCCACATCCCAAAACCTGTGGTTATTGCAGACTATGTGGC GAAATATCCCACAATCCAGTCTGATGAGGAAAGGGAGCGATACAAGGCTGTGTTTAATGATCAATATGCAGAATATAAAGAGTTGCATGCTGAGGTTCAGGTCTTAACGCAGAAGTTTGAGGAAATGGATAATCTGATGAGGAATCTCCCACAGCAGCCTTCCAGTCAAATG GAGCAAGAGAGAATCAATGGCATTATTCAAGAGTATAACAGAAAAAAGGCT GACCCGACATACCAGGAGAAAAGGGAGAGATGTGAATATCTGAAGAGTAAACTTGCACACATAAAGCAGAAAATTCAGGAGTATGACAAAGTAATGGACTGGAACGATGGTTACAGCTAA